One genomic window of Elaeis guineensis isolate ETL-2024a chromosome 2, EG11, whole genome shotgun sequence includes the following:
- the LOC105061208 gene encoding nuclear matrix constituent protein 1b, whose translation MASRRPRSSPLALGAARSLAPMVAGASPPACGAGSLGDEAIWKRLREAGFDEESVKRKDKAALIAYISKLESEIYDYQHHMGLLILERKEWTSKYEQVKASAESAEIVYQREKAAHLSAIAEARKREESLKKALGIEKECVTNIEKALHDMRAESAETKLAYENKLAEARQMMEVAQQKFDEAKGKLLAAESLHAEASRSHNTALRTLQDVEAREDELRRDLISFRLECDAKEQEMNRERQTLYDRQKILHEEQERLIAAQTLLNQREEYIFERTKELSCFEKELEKTRTNLEEEHRALKEEKSDLDLKIAALATREEAMIKRESLLDKRERELLMLQEKIACKEHDEIKKLTDKHQSALERKRIEFEAELEHRHRILEDEMEAKRTACEVREAGLSNRENAIQKREHSIKLELSALAEKEENVAKKMKLLEEREQNLHSTQKAAEIELQNMQKEREDMLKMKLDLENSKSILEDEKKVLLCVQEKLELTIAEKNEFFVLEGKLKEEIDGLRAQKMELVAEADKLKAEKEKFEIEWELIDEKREELRKEAEWVAEERKAVDRYLKNEHDSIKLEKENLRNQFKSDVESLSHEREEFLTKMELEHSDWFSKIQQEREDFVRDIMIQRKELENCIDKRREEIETYLKEREEAFEQEKARELQHINSQKELIAKELEHVASELQKLNDERMEIAQDREKREKEWSEIKSSIEALDVQREKLQKQRELLRSDREEIYQQIQRLKKLEDLDIDSENRALSETPNKWRVSFRTNMNAGVVQDIDDPNGQQVTANGGSKLKLLSEKTPDASPPTPAALSWVRKCAEVIFKHSSEKTIEHVECKNSTKFVKVSEGNDFSPSKSVYHRKKTSGDGKRISMSKWKDLQDPSVASEKMESKGHERTGREEMQSVRSDSLHVDNEGLCIAKIESNTNKKVSALPLGRKRHNNALSHDHADMQLEPSQKHQRKTKQHGSADVEGITSNCLFRMQMPNSDDCDSASLNPPSGCEELPVGCKDQERENPEVSIPKSPEASQNTSAVLHFHISENGNSNGSGSSSLVGDGMLLSGSNFHEMMKKQEKVEDQVVFEGEEPSKEIAKLAVELIANEGDKIKEQDVHNRDGDNEVEDEDENSLSAKQKLWKFLIT comes from the exons ATGGCGAGTCGGCGGCCGAGATCCTCGCCGCTGGCCCTCGGCGCCGCCCGATCGCTGGCTCCGATGGTCGCCGGAGCTTCCCCGCCGGCGTGCGGCGCGGGCTCGCTGGGGGATGAGGCGATCTGGAAGCGGCTTCGGGAGGCAGGGTTCGATGAGGAGTCGGTGAAGAGGAAGGACAAGGCCGCCCTCATTGCCTACATTTCCAAGCTCGAATCCGAG ATATATGACTATCAACACCACATGGGGCTTCTTATATTGGAGAGGAAGGAGTGGACATCCAAATATGAACAAGTTAAAGCATCTGCTGAATCTGCTGAGATTGTATACCAGCGTGAGAAAGCAGCACATTTATCTGCTATAGCGGAAGCAAGGAAACGAGAAGAGAGCCTAAAGAAAGCTTTAGGAATTGAGAAAGAATGTGTTACAAAT ATTGAGAAGGCCTTACATGATATGCGTGCTGAATCGGCTGAAACAAAACTTGCATATGAAAATAAACTAGCTGAAGCTCGTCAAATGATGGAAGTTGCACAACAGAAATTTGATGAGGCGAAAGGAAAGTTGCTTGCAGCAGAATCCTTGCATGCAGAAGCCAGCCGGAGCCATAATACTGCATTAAGAACCTTACAGGATGTTGAAGCACGTGAAGATGAACTCAGGAGGGATCTTATTTCTTTTAGATTGGA ATGTGATGCTAAGGAGCAAGAAATGAATCGCGAAAGGCAAACCCTATATGACAGGCAGAAAATTCTTCATGAGGAACAAGAGAGGTTGATAGCAGCACAGACCTTATTAAATCAGAGGGAGGAATATATCTTTGAAAGAACAAAAGAATTAAGCTGCTTCGAAAAAGAATTggaaaaaacaagaacaaatcttGAAGAAGAACACAGAGCTTTGAAAGAAGAAAAGTCTGACTTGGATCTAAAAATTGCTGCTCTTGCAACTAGGGAGGAG GCCATGATCAAGAGGGAATCATTGCTTGACAAAAGAGAGCGTGAGTTGCTAATGTTACAAGAAAAGATTGCCTGCAAGGAACAT GATGAGATCAAAAAACTTACAGATAAACATCAATCTGCTCTGGAAAGGAAGAGAATTGAATTTGAAGCTGAATTGGAACACAGACACAGGATATTAGAGGATGAGATGGAGGCCAAAAGAACAGCTTGTGAAGTTAGGGAGGCTGGTCTCAGTAACAGGGAAAATGCTATTCAGAAAAGAGAACACTCTATTAAGCTTGAGTTGAGTGCATTAGCAGAAAAGGAAGAGAATGTGGCTAAAAAAATGAAATTACTGGAGGAGAGAGAACAAAATCTACATTCTACCCAAAAAGCAGCAGAAATTGAGTTGCAAAATATGCAGAAGGAAAGAGAAGATATGCTGAAAATGAAACTAGACCTTGAGAATTCTAAATCTATCCTAGAAGATGAAAAGAAAGTGCTTCTCTGTGTACAGGAGAAACTGGAGCTAACGATAGCTGAGAAAAATGAGTTTTTTGTTCTGGAAGGAAAACTAAAAGAAGAAATTGATGGTCTTAGAGCCCAAAAGATGGAACTTGTAGCTGAAGCTGATAAATTGAAGGCAGAAAAGGAGAAGTTTGAGATTGAGTGGGAGCTAATTGATGAAAAAAGAGAAGAGTTACGGAAAGAGGCAGAATGGGTTGCTGAAGAGAGAAAAGCAGTGGACCGGTACCTTAAAAATGAACATGATAGCATTAAATTGGAGAAGGAAAATTTGCGCAATCAGTTCAAGAGTGATGTTGAATCCTTGTCTCATGAGCGGGAGGAATTTTTAACCAAGATGGAGCTTGAACATTCAGATTGGTTCAGCAAGATTCAGCAAGAAAGGGAGGATTTTGTGAGAGACATCATGATTCAGAGGAAGGAGTTAGAAAATTGTATTGATAAAAGACGAGAGGAAATTGAAACTTACTTAAAAGAAAGGGAGGAAGCATTTGAACAAGAAAAGGCCAGGGAACTCCAGCATATAAATTCTCAAAAGGAATTGATTgccaaggagttggaacatgttgcATCTGAGTTGCAAAAGCTTAATGATGAGAGAATGGAGATTGCTCAGGACcgtgagaagagggagaaagagtggTCTGAGATAAAGAGCTCCATTGAAGCACTTGATGTTCAACGGGAGAAGCTGCAGAAGCAGAGGGAATTATTACGTTCAGATAGAGAAGAAATTTATCAACAGATTCAACGTCTTAAAAAATTGGAAGATTTGGACATTGACTCCGAAAATAGGGCTCTATCCGAGACACCAAATAAATGGAGGGTTTCTTTCAGAACAAACATGAATGCAGGTGTTGTGCAAGACATTGATGATCCAAATGGACAGCAGGTTACTGCTAACGGTGGTTCTAAACTAAAGTTGCTTTCTGAAAAGACCCCAGATGCTTCACCTCCTACACCTGCTGCTCTATCCTGGGTCAGGAAATGTGCCGAGGTGATATTCAAGCATTCTTCAGAAAAAACTATAGAACATGTTGAATGCAAAAACTCAACCAAGTTTgtgaaagtgtcagaaggaaatgATTTTAGCCCTTCAAAATCTGTTTATCATAGGAAAAAAACCTCTGGAGATGGTAAAAGAATTAGCATGTCAAAATGGAAAGACCTTCAAGATCCATCTGTTGCATCTGAGAAAATGGAGTCAAAGGGTCATGAGAGAACTGGAAGAGAGGAGATGCAGTCTGTGAGATCTGATTCACTGCATGTGGATAATGAAGGCTTGTGTATTGCCAAAATTGAAAGTAACACAAATAAGAAAGTCAGCGCATTGCCATTGGGAAGAAAAAGACATAACAATGCACTATCTCATGATCATGCTGACATGCAGTTGGAACCAAGTCAGAAGCACCAGAGAAAGACAAAGCAGCATGGGAGTGCTGATGTGGAAGGAATCACTTCTAACTG CCTGTTTAGAATGCAAATGCCAAACTCAGATGACTGTGACTCAGCATCTCTTAACCCCCCGTCAGGATGTGAAGAACTTCCTGTGGGGTGCAAAGATCAAGAACGTGAAAACCCTGAAGTTTCAATTCCAAAGTCACCAGAAGCTTCTCAGAACACATCTGCGGTCTTGCACTTTCATATTTCTGAAAATGGAAATTCTAATGGATCAGGAAGTTCTTCCCTTGTTGGAGATGGCATGCTGTTGTCAGGTTCAAATTTTCATGAAATGATGAAGAAACAAGAAAAAGTAGAAGACCAAGTGGTCTTCGAGGGTGAAGAACCGTCAAAAGAGATTGCTAAG CTTGCAGTGGAACTAATTGCCAATGAGGGTGACAAAATTAAAGAGCAAGATGTACACAACCGAGATGGTGATAATGAAGTTGAGGATGAGGACGAGAATAGTTTGTCTGCAAAACAGAAATTGTGGAAATTTCTTATTACCTGA